Proteins encoded together in one Brassica oleracea var. oleracea cultivar TO1000 unplaced genomic scaffold, BOL UnpScaffold00919, whole genome shotgun sequence window:
- the LOC106320423 gene encoding uncharacterized protein LOC106320423 encodes MDTRQKEKEKEKEAAQGDRTPKKYKKDIVVHFLEEDAHNWWLALDKRTNGAVERFSDFEVEFSHKYFPAEAWDRLESEFLDLAQGRKTVHEFEEKFNWLRRYVGKELEDETVQVRRFIRGLRVELRTYCSVGTFHTVSELVERMAMVETNHAEEAKLKSRSHTASSGSGGDRKRKRDSAEEGKSSNGKSECSKCCRCHGGECWKAMGACSRCGKMDHATRNCPIWEPSRG; translated from the exons ATGGATACAAGgcagaaggaaaaagaaaaggagaaggagGCGGCGCAAGGAGACCGCACGCCTAAG AAGTATAAGAAAGACATTGTGGTTCACTTCCTGGAAGAGGACGCGCACAACTGGTGGTTGGCTCTGGACAAACGCACCAATGGTGCCGTTGAGAGGTTCTCAGACTTTGAAGTTGAGTTCAGCCACAAGTACTTTCCAGCTGAGGCTTGGGATCGTTTGGAATCAGAGTTCTTGGACCTGGCCCAGGGTCGCAAGACGGTCCATGAGTTTGAGGAAAAGTTCAACTGGCTCAGACGCTATGTGGGTAAGGAGTTGGAAGATGAGACAGTTCAGGTCCGCAGGTTCATCAGAGGCCTAAGGGTCGAACTCCGAACCTACTGCTCTGTTGGTACCTTCCACACCGTGTCTGAGTTAGTTGAGAGGATGGCCATGGTAGAGACCAACCATGCTGAGGAGGCCAAGTTGAAATCTAGGAGCCACACGGCTTCTAGTGGATCTGGTGGTGACCGGAAGAGGAAGCGAGACTCGGCTGAGGAGGGAAAATCCTCCAATGGCAAGTCGGAGTGCTCCAAGTGTTGTCGATGTCACGGGGGTGAGTGCTGGAAAGCCATGGGAGCTTGTTCTCGTTGTGGCAAGATGGATCATGCAACTCGGAACTGTCCGATCTGGGAACCGAGTCGGGGATAG